From a single Arthrobacter sp. SLBN-112 genomic region:
- a CDS encoding LacI family DNA-binding transcriptional regulator, whose product MDLAVTLKNVAAHAGVSRTTASNVVTGTGRVSSETRDRVHQAMRELGYVYNRGAASLRTRRTTTVGVVVTDIANPFFGELLVGLEAALAEAGFRSLVVASSDDPVRQDELIAELREYQVAGLAIMPASRSGSTFLEALEASRVPHVFVTKYLEGVSAPYVGPDDKLGGRLAAEHLLGHGCRSFAFVGGFSPHLSRRDRIEGVRSALADAGMDPALLVEVESPTNGEGGLQAGQALLERGVLPEAIICQSDGVAFGVYRALRIAGRASGVRLIGYDDVRTAALWEPPLTSVATRPELLGRAAAELLLEEIAEPAAGVSERVFAPELVVRESCGCQQAS is encoded by the coding sequence ATGGACCTTGCTGTCACCCTGAAAAATGTTGCCGCCCACGCGGGTGTGTCAAGGACTACGGCTTCGAACGTGGTCACGGGCACGGGGCGAGTGTCCTCCGAGACCCGCGATCGGGTGCACCAAGCCATGCGCGAGCTCGGCTATGTCTACAACCGTGGTGCGGCATCGCTCAGGACACGGCGGACAACGACCGTCGGAGTCGTCGTCACCGACATTGCCAACCCCTTTTTCGGTGAACTTCTCGTGGGACTTGAGGCTGCCCTCGCTGAAGCGGGATTTCGTTCGCTCGTTGTCGCATCCTCGGACGATCCCGTGCGGCAGGACGAACTCATCGCTGAGCTTCGCGAATACCAAGTGGCGGGACTTGCCATCATGCCCGCATCCCGGTCGGGCAGCACCTTCCTCGAAGCCTTGGAAGCCTCGCGTGTACCACACGTTTTCGTGACCAAGTACTTGGAAGGCGTTTCCGCCCCCTACGTGGGACCTGACGACAAACTGGGCGGCCGTCTGGCGGCCGAGCACCTCTTAGGCCACGGCTGCCGTAGTTTCGCCTTCGTAGGAGGGTTCTCCCCCCACCTCTCGCGTCGGGACCGGATCGAGGGTGTTCGATCTGCGCTGGCGGATGCGGGCATGGATCCAGCCCTGCTAGTCGAGGTTGAGAGCCCTACTAACGGTGAAGGCGGTCTGCAAGCAGGGCAAGCCCTCCTTGAACGAGGTGTGCTCCCGGAGGCAATCATCTGCCAGAGCGATGGGGTGGCGTTCGGTGTTTATCGAGCGCTGCGCATCGCAGGGCGAGCCTCTGGGGTTCGCCTGATCGGCTACGACGACGTTCGAACCGCCGCGCTCTGGGAACCTCCCCTCACATCTGTCGCGACCCGCCCTGAACTGCTGGGGCGTGCAGCGGCCGAACTCCTCCTCGAAGAGATCGCGGAGCCAGCTGCGGGAGTTTCGGAACGTGTGTTTGCGCCGGAGCTTGTGGTCCGGGAATCGTGCGGGTGCCAGCAAGCGTCGTAA
- a CDS encoding carbonic anhydrase encodes MTNSISPAQAWQRLLEGNERFVSGDAQHPNQGASRRRELMDTQNPFAVIFGCSDSRLAAEIIFDLGLGDAFVVRTAGHVLDDAVLGSLEYSVSVLNVPLIVVLGHDNCGAVTATKEALETGEMPQRFIRDLVERITPSVLTSQRNGRTEINDMVVDHARLTAERLLESSPVIAAAVHNSSTAVVGVAYRLAEGRAQLVTDPALL; translated from the coding sequence GTGACTAACAGCATCAGCCCGGCCCAAGCATGGCAGCGCCTGCTTGAAGGCAACGAACGTTTTGTCTCCGGTGACGCCCAGCACCCGAACCAGGGCGCCTCGAGGCGCCGTGAGCTGATGGACACCCAGAACCCCTTTGCGGTCATCTTTGGCTGCTCAGATTCCCGCCTTGCTGCCGAGATTATCTTCGATCTCGGCCTCGGGGATGCCTTCGTGGTCCGGACGGCCGGGCATGTCCTTGACGATGCCGTGCTCGGCTCGCTGGAATACAGCGTTTCGGTCCTCAACGTCCCGCTGATCGTCGTCCTGGGACATGACAACTGTGGCGCTGTCACTGCCACCAAAGAAGCACTGGAAACCGGAGAGATGCCCCAACGCTTCATCCGCGACCTGGTGGAACGGATTACTCCGTCGGTGCTAACTTCGCAACGGAATGGCAGGACAGAGATCAACGATATGGTCGTCGACCACGCGAGACTGACTGCTGAGCGGCTGCTGGAAAGCTCGCCGGTGATCGCCGCGGCTGTGCACAACTCGTCAACCGCCGTGGTCGGTGTCGCGTACCGGCTCGCAGAAGGCCGCGCGCAGCTCGTTACGGATCCCGCCCTGCTCTAG
- a CDS encoding DUF4352 domain-containing protein yields MADQNFSFPTPPAAPAPAKRAFYTKKRFVIPAGVLLVGILMGSCSGGNKPAADSSPIASTAASAEAAAPATAAPAAPAAAAPPSSAPAAPAAPTVGVPFSVKMRNGNTARITVVSAVRTDTVTTGAFATPPKNGTYLLLDVLWETESGKTSSNPLYFSAKDANGRKADMSLFADNQLGSGEVLPGDKARGNIAFDIAPGAATVMISDPLLQEAARIQIPG; encoded by the coding sequence ATGGCTGACCAGAACTTTTCATTCCCGACCCCGCCGGCAGCTCCGGCACCCGCCAAGCGCGCCTTCTACACGAAGAAGCGCTTCGTTATCCCAGCCGGTGTGCTTTTGGTGGGCATCCTCATGGGCTCCTGCTCCGGCGGCAACAAGCCAGCCGCGGACTCCAGCCCGATCGCCTCCACCGCAGCGTCTGCCGAAGCAGCGGCGCCGGCTACCGCTGCCCCTGCCGCCCCGGCGGCGGCAGCACCGCCGTCGTCCGCTCCTGCCGCGCCCGCGGCTCCTACGGTCGGCGTTCCTTTCTCCGTGAAGATGCGCAACGGCAACACCGCCAGGATCACCGTTGTGTCCGCCGTCCGCACCGACACTGTCACCACCGGCGCGTTCGCTACGCCGCCCAAGAACGGCACCTACCTGCTCCTGGACGTGCTCTGGGAAACGGAATCCGGCAAGACGAGCTCCAATCCGCTCTACTTCTCTGCGAAGGATGCCAACGGGCGCAAGGCGGACATGAGCCTGTTTGCCGACAACCAGCTGGGCTCTGGCGAGGTGCTTCCCGGGGACAAGGCGCGGGGCAACATCGCTTTCGATATTGCACCGGGAGCTGCCACCGTCATGATTTCTGATCCCCTGCTGCAGGAAGCTGCGCGGATCCAGATCCCGGGATAG